In Centroberyx gerrardi isolate f3 chromosome 7, fCenGer3.hap1.cur.20231027, whole genome shotgun sequence, the sequence TCTGGTTCACTTCACATCTACCACATGTTATGGTACTTAACAGGGTTGGGGCAAGTCGAGGGCGTgaaaggtaaaaacaaatttaTATTACAATCCACAATCCGCAATCTTTGCCAATCCACAAGCTTATATCATGCAAAATCTTAGTTTTCCTTAATACTTGTTGTTGCCCAGCCTCCAAATTCCCCAAAACTAGCCAAATATTTTCTCTGCTTGAAATCACCAGTAAACAACTCTGTCATGCAAACAATTAAACAGTGATTTGTGACAAAATGAGACTCTTAAATTGCCccgagagagaaacagagtctAAATTTGGAGAAAGGCTTCCTAAACGCGCTACTTAAGGTAAACTACATTAAATGTGAGGTAATTAGTGTTCCACATACAGACCACAGACTGCTAATTGAGCTGCCTGTGGTCGTCTCTGCTTGTCTCCACCCAACAGGACCTGCAGACTGCTGCTAATACCAACCTTAGAGCTCAGCCTCCGTACTTCACACGATCGTCTTGCTTATAGACCGAGGGCAGCACACGCAAACAGTAATTGTCAGCTGACATGAGATACGAAAACATGTCTGATAGCAGGCTGAGCAGAGGGACGGGGCACTGtgaggtgtgtgcatgtgtgtgcgtgtcttttaAATTTGAGCAAGTAGGGTGCGCAAGGAGGTGcgttgtgtgtgagagagtgcagAGGAGGGCGATGGGATAAAAtatgtgggtgtttgtgggGGAGTCGGATGAGTTTTACGTGCACTGATTCACTGGAGGGCATCCGTGTCTAGGCTTGTTTAAGACATGCTGGATCCCGGGCCTTGGGAATGGCGCTCAGTTACAGGATCACGCAAGGCTCCCCGAGGCTTAACAGGAGTTGCAGACGCAGACAAAGTCAGAgatttgtggttttgtgtgttgACAGAAAACCTGCATGTGAACGTTTGCCCCCAGAACCTGCTGGCACTGCACTTCTTTTGTGGACTATCACTATCCTGAGATACTCCCAAAGGATTTCtatcacactgacacacacacacacagttgcacaaTAATAAACTGAGTAATGCAACATATTTGTTATACAGTTTGTTTATATTAGTTTATGAGTTTTGACACTGGGTGTGTGAGTTGAAAATTACTCACTCCGCTGTCACCACCTTGaactctgtatctctctcctttCGCCGACCAGTGACGTCATTCATATCAAGTTCATGACCTTCCCATCATCCTTCTCTCCCCTGAAGGGATTCCCTGGTCTGGCTGTAGTATGACGTATGACGTCCCGCTGTCTAGCGCTGCTAAGTTTCCACAGCATTTATTCGGACTTACACTGGGGGAGATACCAGGAAGTGGACCAGACACCGAGGATGAGACTCAACCCAGACTATCTAAACAACAACTGCTGACAGACTATCTCCAAAGTGGGAACAGCAGTTTTCAAAAGCATACCACTGAGTGATAGTCGAGGCCatagttcacacacacacacacacacacacacacacacacacagatggacacatacatatatttttgataTGCTTAAAGGGGATTTAATTTGTTATTTAAGAGATGTGGGCTGCAGTGACAGCAGTACTGCTTTGAAATGTGCCTGAGTCGGCGAAAACTTCCAAAGATGGAAATAACTGCTCGGGCCTATGATTTATTTCGTTTTAAAAACCCCTTTTTATGAGCTCCATACGGCCTGACATGGCAAGAATCCTTTGGCGTTTCGTTTTAATAAAAGCCAAAGCCATGTTTCGACCATGTGGCAGATAAAGAACCAAAAGCAAACACAGATAGCTCGTGTGGCTGCCTGCTCGGGCCAAACCATAACTAAGAAGACCCACTCAAAGGAAATCTCACAGAGGCTTGGCAGACGCCAAAGACATTGGGATCAaatgtgtgtggatgttggggaggagaggaattcATGCAGTATCTTATTTGCCACTTCAAGACTGTGAGGAGAAAATGTCAGCTATCTCGAAACCCCCCTGCCTCACgctcccttacacacacacacacacacacacacacacacacacacacacaaggacacagaAAAGATCTGGAGACAATTGCTCACATGCCACAGCTCCCTCACCCCCGCATTCCCCTGCGTTACGCTAAATGTCCTCTTGCGCTACAGGCTCCGTGCCTTTTAACTTATAACTCTGAATAGGGCAAGATCATTAAGAGCACATTCTGCATTCATTACAACGATTGCATACTCCTTTACTAACAGCCTaatgaacagagaaagaggaagggaaggaggaggaggaggaggagcagagagagagagagagggataatgGCGGCAAATGATGGAGCGGATGATGGAGCAAAACAGGGCTGAGCAGAGCCATGGGATACAGCCAAACATGTTGACCTCTGGCGCTAACATCAgtgacccacacttttgactgactaacagtttctctctccttcttcccctctctgcctgtgttgGCTGCCTTCAGAGCGCGGCCCGCTGCCTGCGAGGCTGCCCCCCCTGCAGCGGTCAGCTACCTGACTCACAGCTCCGACAGGCGTGTTCAGGTTCAGCGAGCAGGATGGACACGGGACCTTGCCAAGGAGATCCGCTGCGTCCCTTTAGTTACTGCGGCCATGGCCAGCGCTGTGCGTGTGACCATGTGTCTACCCAACAGGCTTTTTACCCCCCTCCTTTTATCAGAAATAAGTGAGCAAGAGGTTGTGACAAGCCCAGAGTGGGCTGATGCACACAGAGGTTACTAGTCTTCGGGGGAAGTAAGGGACatcttgtcctttttttttttttttgactcaaAAAGAACCAAAGGACTTGACTTATCTGGGAAATAACAAACATGGAAAGGCACTTGGGTGTAGATGTGGTTTACTTGGGGAAAGACACCTATCAGGGGGCAGCTGAGAACAAAGATTAACGATTAAAGATTTTAAACAACATATAAAGTGGCATGTGGGTGTAAATGATTGATGTGCAAATCTTCCACTACGTCTCACTTGTGCTCCGTTGCGTTTTGCACTCCTTCAGCACAGTGCCATGGGCATGGGCGTAGGCGCAGACTCTTTTTCCCTCCAACTATCTCCTCACATCAGATCGGcaagttctttttttattttgctttggcaatgatTCGAGTCTTATAATAAATATGTCCATCACTGCGTCTAAAATGTGTCTGTTATCAGCTTTGACCATTCAGTTTGCTTTGCTGAAATTAACAACAATAATTCCTATAAGGACGGCAAGCCATTACACCCAGAATCACAGTAGAATCTGCTCTTTCAGGTATTATTCCTACAATATGAAACCCTTCTAATAAAAGACTACAATTATTTCTATtagcagacatacagtatgtcacagCATACCTTATGATAGTCTTTTGAAAATAAGTGCCCAGCTgacaaatatactgtaggcaGGGTGCGAGTTGCGCAACCACAACACAATTTCAGTTCTTCTGGAAATTGTGAGAACTCAAAGTTCTTCACATTCAATCGGCATTATTAATAACATGTCAAGCATGAAAAACAGAGCTGGAGTCAGTGAAGCATCCCTGGTTAGAAAGCTCATGAACTTTAGCCTTTAAATTAGTGGCACACAAAGGTTGAGCCCTTAAACAGCTGTCTAAGACATCAATAGGCTAAGTGTTAATGGATCAACATCGGCCATTTGAGATCAATGGAGGAAAACATCATCATGTGATGTTGATGAGGACGATGATGGCGACGACCTAAACGATGATGGATAACTCTATTAATAAACCTGACAATAAAGTGACCGCAGTCACAGAGGACAACAGCGACGCTAGGGATGAGAGGCCCCATTATGTCCGAGTGAAGGAGTCAGCCGCTCTGTCAAGAGCCGGCCAAGAGGGCGCTTCAAAAACAAACCTCATCCAaccaagcctctctctctctctccttctctctctttgtcccccccccccccgcctctctctAGCCCCTTCGCTTTTCTGCTGACTGGGTGTTTTGAGGAGTTGTGAAGGTCGGGGGAAAGACTCTGAAGTGAGAAGGGCGGCTGAGCTCCTCGGCTTGGGGCTTTGACCTCTGATCGGCCCTGACTGCTCCAGCCGCTCTGAGTCACGGAGCGGGAGCCGTCTAGCCAACCAGAGGCCGGCGTTGCGGAGCAGCAGAGGACAGTGGGTAGGGCTGTTGTGTACGGACTGCCTGGCTCTGACAAAAGGAGAGTTGtgcagaggtggagagggacaATGGGATGGtttgagaggaggaggtgaggagggctCAATCCCCACCATAAGCACCTTATTGTGAAAGCCTGCTTTGTTAAGAAAGAGAAtctatagcaaaaaaaaaaaaatccatcttccAGGGGGATTTTCTTCTGTGTAGGAATTGGTGATATTGTATGACTGGAGGAGCAGGGTAAGATGTGCTGCATAGCTTTTTGTTGCACACTAATATTATAAAAGATGTGCTGTGTATGCCGGTGCAGCCTGCCGTCTTCTTTCACTCTCaatatctctcacacacatcgCAAAGTATTTCCTGAGAATGAAGCCACATAGATTAGTTCATCATACATTATTTATTACCAGGGTCAGAAAAAAGTCACTCTGGCCATAATGTCAACACATTAAAAGCTTCAGCGGTTGAGATGTGGGAGTCAATGGATAACAATTTCCACAGAAAaatatttatctttatctttgttatccccctccctccatgcaGATGTTCACGCTGCGGTCAGAAACTTTTTCAACTCATGAATACTCCACCCTGAGTGATATACGTGCTTGttcacacagacgcacactcacacacacacacacgtgcactctGCTTTATCTTACGGTAAACAGCTTCCTTCCACCCTCAGGCCTTGCCTTTCCCAAACTCACCCAGGAACAAGAGCAGGTAACACTCAGTTGTTTTTGGCCCCCATCCATGTGATCCCAACTGTTAAAACCGTGTCTGTTGCCAAGAAGCTTGTTCTGCCCTGGACCTCTTTGAGAGTTTGCACAGAAATATgcataaaacacatcaccacaAAAATCCTAGTGCAGTTGCTGCTGATAATTGGGACTTCTACACAAAAAGCAGAACTACAAGAAAGGAATTTCTGTACTTGAGTATACAGAACGACTCTAAATCTAAACAGACTAAACAGAGATGTGACTAATCAAGATGTGACTAACACacgtctttgtttttttttgtgttttttttgttacaaaaGCTATAAACCTGAAAACTGAAGTGTTCGAACATTTACCACATTTCATAGTTTAGGACTGAATCCACCCAAAGagttcacagcagcaggaaagtaCATAGTACTTAGTACATATAGCTGATAGAGTGATTAATACCCAAGTTGATACACAGATTGTTCAAGGCAAAGAGGATACCGCATGATCAATCTCATCACATAACACGCTGTACATCTGTCTcaacattcacacatttctctctctcattggttGGGTAACATGACCGTTTTTTGACTAACATTTGGCAGAATGGCAGGGTGCCATCTCACGAGTGTTCCAGTAAACACTCACCACTCTGGACCCTACTGTTGTGCTTTGCCAAAATGTCACTGGGACTGTGGTCAACCTCTACCACAACGCTGAATAAAACCTAAAccaaagcagagcagagcggagcggagcaggGCTGCAGCATGCAGGCAGCTGCACACAGAATAGAATTTATAAGGGAGGTGGCAAAGTGGAGGCACAACACTGCCAGGAactgttgttttcctctgtttatCCATATTCCCATGGATACTGACAAAAAGGCATAGAACCAAAATAGTTGCTCTGAATACCAGAGAATTACCTGAGACATGATTATAATATGGGTATTATCAGGGATAGAGGCCCTAAAATGTCAGTTGGTGGACTTTGGTTTCAGGTTGTAACTTGAGCTCAGAGAAATCAGGCCAACTTTCCAAGTCGCTTCAAGATGATTGTAAACAGTTGTTTGCTGCTTTCTGTGACAGTTTTATGAAGACGTTGAGTAACCTAACAGGAGTATTACCTTTAGGCCTAAACATGATAACAGGGTCTGCCTGAGCAAATATCTCTGTATGTAGCATTTACAACCAATACATGTTGTCACAAGGTAGCTGTCTCTGTTCTATCCCAGGGGGAAAACCTGTTGAGACCGTGATCCAGCTCCCTGCTCCAGCACAGGCTGGATCCAGAATGACATGTGGATTAGAGTGGCAAAGGTTGAATAATCAAAGGCGGGGCTGCActtgaaatattcaaacaccaGTGTGCTCTTGTTTAATTTCAAAGTTTGCTATCTTTTACCTTTGTGTGTTATCTAAACTGTGCTCGTGTTTTGCAATCTCTCCCAGCTTGTTTTTGTAAGCCCACTCATTTCTACATTTTGCTTTGTTGTATTATATGTAAGTATAAGAGATTTGGTGTCGGTGTGTTTCCTTGTATAAATGAAGGTTATTGAATATGATCAGGGATTCATCCTTCGGGTGCAGCCAGAGGATTTATCGGTTGCCGAGGCAGAGCATCCTATCTGACTTGTTTTGACTATGGGATACAtctgtggaggtttttttgtctgtttgtgtgggcGTTGGGAGAATTACAAACAGGAGACAAAGGTTCCCTTCTCAACAACTAAAACAGGTGCAGCATTGAGGAATCACATTTCTTTTTGCTGTTCTCCTGGAGAGCGGACCGAAAACGATCCACCTGTGGAGCAAAGccaaatgaaatgtaatttatGTGAAGCAGGCTTTATAGATCAAAAGGGTAATTTATTGAACATGATTCTTCCTGCTTGAGATAATAGCCTGGTTTTGGTTCCTATTTTGCGCCGTTTCCTCTGATTCCCATCTATTATTAAAGAAGCACTGCTCCAGGCAGCAGGCCAAACATGCTCATCTACCTCAAAAACCTCTCAAGATGCTGTGGGGAGAAGGATGTGTTGGTAAACTGATCATAGACAGAGGTTTCTGCTGCAGTGGGGGGTCACTTAGGCAGAACCAATCGAATCAAATGTTTCTGTATCAATAACAATAACCTAAGAATCACGGAAGGGTTAATTACAATAatttgtttaaaaagaaaaaggtgaTTTGATCATTTGGAATCCATTTGACATGCGATACGTCCAGCTCTTGGTGGTATTAACATGACACGAATGTTTCAAAAGTATCTGTTGGCCTCCTGGTCAGTGAACACAGGTGGATTAAGATACCCAACCTCACTTCTCCTCCCCGCTGAGGCAAAAAGTCCCTAACCAGCACACTGATGGCGTTTATACAGCAGGAATGCTGCTGGACCGAGGACCGGGTGGGCGGGGCTTCCCGGTTCTCCCACGGAGGAACTAACACGTCACCGTGCCCATATAAGACCTGAGGACTTCCTCCTCGGGATGGATCTCGGTACAGTTCAACATGTTTAATTCATATGTGATGAATCAAACATCAGGCTGCAGATGGCCTGAgcctaatctaatgtaatctattaCTGTTTAGAGAGAGAATGTAGGTGGTCCGATAAGTTGTCTCgcaataaaaagacaaatacatCCTAGTATACCcgatcaataaaaaaaatgcgcTGTCATAGTCGAATACAGAGATGACAGGTGAAAAAAAGATACGTAAATTGAATAAGAAAGGTCGGAATCACACAAGAAAGGCGATCTATCGACTGGCAACAATGTATCCAATCTAAAAACCAGTCGACAGCGCGATGTTACATTTGTTACAACGCAACACATTTCCCACCACAAGAATGAATTAGAGCAGTGATCTGCCCTCCCTGAATAATCTCACCTCACCACCTATCCGACCATTGCGCCGATGCAAACAACAGATTCAACCTGAACCATGAAGAAGTGAAACGAGGCGAGCTGTGTATTTGTGCGGCTCGTCTCCATAGCGAGCCCTCGGCGCGCTCTCTTGCCTACAGGCTTGTTTACAGTCGCTGGTTCCCGGCAATAGCGTCACTTGACGTTATGCTGTCTGGGCGTGGAGACGGAGCCGCCCGGCCAATCACGAAGCCTACCTTGCCCTGGCAGCAAGCGTGTGTCTGGTGTGTATATAAAGGCACGAATTGGCCGCCAGTACACACCTCAACAAGCAACACGGCGGACACACCAGCATATAAGAATCACAGGTTAGGAGTTTTCCATATAGGATTGCAAAGAAAACCGCAATCAGACATTGGACAAGACTTTCTCAAACTGCTGCCGCTGAGCTGAAGACAGACTTTGTTGGACCAGTACTAGTTCCACACCTTGGAGTTTCACTCTCGCTTTTTCAGAGTGAATTTTGATTCCCTTTTGATCTTGGGACATTGCTGAGAGAGAAGACGGGTGCCTGCATTGATGCATGCTCCCTGCTGACACTGACATTTGTTGATTACCCAGAGACTGTGTTTCTATAAGCGACTGGTAAGCTGACTTTTCCTACGACTTTATGTCTACAAAGATGGAGCAACCTTTTTATCATGACGACTCTTTTCTGTCGGCTTACGGCCACTCAGATGCAGCAATGCACGACTACAAACTGCTAAAGCAGAATATGAATTTGAACTTGACAGAGCCCTATCGCAACCTGAAATCCCAGCTGAGAGCCGAGACAGACCTTTACCAAGGGGCGCATCAAGACGTGGGGTCGCTGAAGCTCGCCTCCCCAGAGCTAGAGAGGCTCATCATCCAAAACAGTAACGGAGTGATCACCACTCCCACCCCAGGCCAGTACTTCTACAACCGGGGCATCACCGATGAGCAGGAGGGCTTTGCCGAGGGGTTTGTAAAAGCCCTGGACGAGCTGCACAAGATGAACCAGATGCCTCCTCCCAACGTGTCCATCGGAGCTGGTGGAGTTACGACGTGTTCGGCGGCGGCCTCTAGTGTCTTCGGCTCCTCCTTGCAGCCGGAGCCTCCCATTTACACAACACTGAACGCCTACTGCCCGAACACAAGCCTCTCTTCCGCATCCAGCTACCCCACGGCCACCATCAGCTACCTGCCGCCCCACCAGCAGAGCCACCACCAGCAGACCACGGCGCATGGGACGCACCCCTTCCAGCACGCTCTGCCCGGGTCCGCGCTCCATCCGCAGCGGCTCGTCGCCCTGAAAGAGGAGCCCCAAACCGTGCCTGACCTCCTCAGCAGCGACGGCTCGCCTCCCATGTCCCCGATCGACATGGAGAACCAAGAGCGAATCAAGGCGGAGCGGAAGCGGCTGAGAAACCGGCTAGCAGCCACCAAATGCCGGAGGCGCAAGCTGGAGCGCATCGCGCGGCTGGAGGAGAAGGTGAAAGTTTTGAAGAGCGACAACGCGGGGCTCTCCAACACGGCGTCGGTGCTCCGGGACCAGGTCGCCCAGCTCAAACAGAAAGTCCTGACACATGTCAGCAGCGGCTGTCAGCTGATGCTCACAAGCAAGATGGAGGCGTTTTAGAATAGAGAGACTGAGTGACTGAGAAGTAAAGTAATAACACTGGAGTAATGTTCTACATGAGCAGCACTGGAATAGCGGCCGATGTGTTGTCAGCAATGACAGCAGCACAGGGCCGCGGGCTATGTGTAGACAACTCTTAGGCTGTTTAGGGTGAAAAAGACTGATTGAAATGGTACTTCCCGGATGCTGGACACCGCTCAAAGGACCTTTCAACCCTAATAAAACCAGGGCAGCATCCTAGACTGAACAGACACTGAGCAACACACCAGGCACAACCCCATGAGTCTGGGTTACTAATGGTAGAAAATGGGAATAattattgtatttctttgtaCTTTTGCAACTGATGATATTGTCATGCAATGCTGCATTTATTCATTGTGTAAGTTATTTTGTTTGTCAGGTTGATCCAGACAAACTATAATGATGTCGTATGTTTacaatgtcttttttatttgtgaGGTGTATTTAAGTAAAGTGTCTTAAAAATGAAGTGATCTTTTGTCTTTGATTGTTTTAAATTCACCCTCAGACAACCATATCTCTATCGTTTAATACAGGACATAGTCGAAAACATTGTCACACATAGATATGTAGACAGCAGCAGATCAGTGGAAAGAGTGGAGAATCATATTTAGGACGACAAGCAAGGTTTTTATCCAACCAGCTGCCATGTTCAAcctttattgttattatagcTCACAGTGAGAAACTCTTACACAAGCACATTTaggtttcagtgttttcacGCACAGAGCGTAGGCACGTAGGCCTTTCCTATTTACGCACGGGCGTATCCATATATGGGCATGTTGGTGAAGACTTCGTCACAGGGGAGGATTTCTGGGAACCCCCGCCCATGTTGCAAATGgtctcatttcacatttcaattGACACTCCTTCTCTTGTATCGATAAGCTCTATAGGCTACATGAGGGTGGTGGAATTTCCTATATTTCCACCTTACAACCAAATCATCATGACCAAAGGGACCAAGTAGCATATAGTTAGATATATTATAGTTATAAGGCAGAATGATAAAAGTTAGTCTAAACTATGCCTCATATAGAGCACAGTATGTAACGAAACATACCCCAGTTCAAATCAACACAGTATACTAGAGGATAGCCAACGATATGATATATAATAAGTGAGTTTGTGACACTTTAATGCATTATTTGTTCGAGTTTTCATTATTAAACATGGCCTATAATATACAGGCTTTTCCTAAACCCAACCATATTTCACTTTAGGTTATAAATTAATCCACAACACTGCCACCACACTCCTAAATCTGACAGAGTGATAAATCCACCGGGCAGTTCATCCCGTCCATGTGGCCGGCCGCGCACGGGTGAGAACAACCTGTCGGTGCCGCTCAACCGTCAAAGTCGTATGAAAGACATATTTGAGGTGTCATCTTAATTGAAGGATTGCACTCGAGGGGAAGTGACAGTGACTTTAGGAATGTCGGGGGCGTCTCAAGATGCCACGCCGCTTGGCAGAGCGGAGCGGTGGGTGAGAGTGGGCGTCTGGAGCGCGCAGGAGCATCTGTGTGAATGGATGGGGAGCCGCGCTGCCAaggacaaaaaaacattctgggGACGCATCAACGGGCAAATATGTGCGGCTTCTTGCACTAGGGGTGGACTGGAGGGATATGGGGAAAAGTCCCCGCGTTAAGTAGACTTATGAAAATGAGTCACCGGTCCTTCCCGGTTTTATCCAAACAGTCTGGTTAATCCAGGCCAGGGGTTCCAAAACGTTTCATACACACCAGTCCACGCACCCCCATTAATCTGAAGGACCCCCACCTGAGAAAATGTTAGTTGAATAGAGGGATATGGGAA encodes:
- the junbb gene encoding junB proto-oncogene, AP-1 transcription factor subunit b, which codes for MSTKMEQPFYHDDSFLSAYGHSDAAMHDYKLLKQNMNLNLTEPYRNLKSQLRAETDLYQGAHQDVGSLKLASPELERLIIQNSNGVITTPTPGQYFYNRGITDEQEGFAEGFVKALDELHKMNQMPPPNVSIGAGGVTTCSAAASSVFGSSLQPEPPIYTTLNAYCPNTSLSSASSYPTATISYLPPHQQSHHQQTTAHGTHPFQHALPGSALHPQRLVALKEEPQTVPDLLSSDGSPPMSPIDMENQERIKAERKRLRNRLAATKCRRRKLERIARLEEKVKVLKSDNAGLSNTASVLRDQVAQLKQKVLTHVSSGCQLMLTSKMEAF